The DNA window GTTGCCACTGCTGCAGTTGATCGCACGCTGTTCGCAAAACCCAACGCCCTATGGTCTTGATTTGGCCTGTTTCCTCAGCCAAAGGAATAAAATCCGCTGGAGACACTCGCCCCTTCTCAGGATGATGCCATCGTATCAGAGCCTCTGCACCAGTTGGTTTCTGTTGCTGATCGACTTGTAACTGATAGTAGAGTTCAAACTGGTTTTGCTCAATCGCATCACGCAATTCAGATTCCAATAATGCGCGCGCGACCAGTACTTGCTGCATAAACGGATCATAGAAACTGACACGATTTCGACCATTCGATTTGGCGTTATACATCGCAGTCTCAGCTTGCTTCAACAAATCCTCAACCGACCATTCCATGCCTCTGAATAGCACGACACCGATACTCGGCGTTAAAAAGTGCGGAATACTATTGAGTAGGTAAGGTTGACTCAATTGCTCTCTTAGGCTCTCAGCAAGCTGTTCAGCCTTAGCCGCTGCCGAAGCTTCATCTGACCCTAAACCCTCAAGCGTAACGACAAATTCATCGCCACCCACTCTCGCAATATGGCTCTCAGTAATGACTTCACGCTTGACCAAACGTTCAGCCACTTCAACCAGCAACTGATCGCCGGCTTTATGGCCTTGGGAGTCATTAATTGTTTTAAAATTATCTAAATCAAACAATAGGATGGCAGAAAAGCTAGAAGTCAAATCATTCAATGACCGAGAATAATCGATACGCTCCATTAAAAGCCGGCGATTAGGCAGCTGGGTGAGTGGATCATAAAATGCCAATTGAAAGGCTTCCGCCTCAGCCAGTTTACGTTTTTTATCAGCCTGCCAAAAACTGATTAAAGCGCCAGCAATTCGGCCAAATTCGCCTCGGTCGGTAGCATACATTTTCTCAATTTCAAGCATTGTTTTGGGCGGCTCATCACTTTTAGCCATCGCACTTAATGTACTTGCAATCACTAAGATTTTTCTACTAACCAAGCCGGCTAGAAACAAAATCAAAAGCAGGATTACAACTAGACTCAATAATCCAATAACAATCACGCTATACAAAAACTGCTGCTGATTGATAAAAGACTCGGCGTTTCTAAGCGCGGCTCTTTCAGACAATAAAAAAGTGATACGCTGAATATAAACTGAGAAGTCAATAAAGTGCTGTTCCGCCTGGTGTAAATAGTCCTGAGCCACCTTGGGGTCAATCGCAATAATCTCTGTGGACATAATGACAAAACGGCGATAGGTCTGAAAAGCCTGCTGAAGCTTAATCACGCTGCCATGATTCACCTCGCGCAAAAGCTCTGATTCAACTAACAGGGTGACCTGATCTGCTAACACAGCCAGCTCATCGACAACCTGTGCATGAAAACGATAAAGCTGTACCTCTGATATTTCGCCTCGTTTAGCCTCAATAATCCGCTCGGCAACCGACTGATGAACCGAACCTATCTGCTGGCTAAAGGCGGCGGCATCTTGTACAACGATTAAATCCTGGAGTTGCTGCTGATGGTTTTTTGCAGATTGCTGGTTAATTGACGAAAGAACCCAGTAGGCAGTGATAATAGTAAACAAAGCAACCAACAGCACTGGCCAAAATGACAACAACAATAACGTGCGACTGGTCTTCATAAAAACTAATACCCCAGCTGCTTGATAACAACAGGCCAATCATTCGGGCTTAGCGTCGCAAGATATTCAAAACCCTCAGAAGCTAAGGGTCTAAAAAACACCAAACTGCCCTCTGGCGGAAAGTACTGCATAACCTCGACTAAATTGGGGCCATGCGCAACCAACACTCGGTTAGTGTTACCCACAACAGGTTCAGATAATAATTCGAGCGTACGTTGAATAATTGGCTGTTTTTGTTGGGTCGTTAAGGCAGCCGTGTATTGTAGATTCATATCAATAGTAAGAGGAGGGTTAAATACGATTTCAGCTGTTTGCTTGGCTCGGCACAAGGGGCTAGTCAACACGGCTTGATAAGGAAGGTTTAGCTGCTTGAAGTGTCGCGCAATCATTTCTAATTCAACCAGCCCCTCTGCCGAAAGAGGACGCTGTGTAGCGCAATCATTCAGATCAATTGGAACTTGGTCAGGCTGCTTAGTATCGGTTTTACCGTGACGCATATAAATAACAAAGCCGCCTTGACGTAAAGCATCTATTAACTGCGGGCTCGCCTTAACCACATCCTTAAACTCATCTTCTGCCAAAGCCGGCTTAAGCCAGATTACAAACAAGCAAAAAAATACAACCAACCATCGTTTCATAAAAAACTCTACATTTTTGAAAGCAACTTTTTCAGATTCTACCTTAGAAACCTCAAATAAAAAACGGTTTATGGCCTAATTATCTTTTAAATAACCCTAACTCACGTACACAGAGATTCACCCCGCCAGCCTGGCCGATAGCTAATAAACCAAATCGTGTCAGTCTTTCTAAATTAAGGGGGATACCCGTCCGATAAGGCGCAAATTGCGAAAAGGTCCAATAATCATTTTTCCAATCCA is part of the Thiomicrospira microaerophila genome and encodes:
- a CDS encoding putative bifunctional diguanylate cyclase/phosphodiesterase gives rise to the protein MKTSRTLLLLSFWPVLLVALFTIITAYWVLSSINQQSAKNHQQQLQDLIVVQDAAAFSQQIGSVHQSVAERIIEAKRGEISEVQLYRFHAQVVDELAVLADQVTLLVESELLREVNHGSVIKLQQAFQTYRRFVIMSTEIIAIDPKVAQDYLHQAEQHFIDFSVYIQRITFLLSERAALRNAESFINQQQFLYSVIVIGLLSLVVILLLILFLAGLVSRKILVIASTLSAMAKSDEPPKTMLEIEKMYATDRGEFGRIAGALISFWQADKKRKLAEAEAFQLAFYDPLTQLPNRRLLMERIDYSRSLNDLTSSFSAILLFDLDNFKTINDSQGHKAGDQLLVEVAERLVKREVITESHIARVGGDEFVVTLEGLGSDEASAAAKAEQLAESLREQLSQPYLLNSIPHFLTPSIGVVLFRGMEWSVEDLLKQAETAMYNAKSNGRNRVSFYDPFMQQVLVARALLESELRDAIEQNQFELYYQLQVDQQQKPTGAEALIRWHHPEKGRVSPADFIPLAEETGQIKTIGRWVLRTACDQLQQWQRDPATEFLSLSVNVSAQQFKEAGFVSEVSQIIENAQINPHRLKIELTESTVLDNMEEAVQKMNQLRKMGVQFSLDDFGTGYSSLQYLKRLPLDQIKIDQSFVQDIVDDQDDSIIVQTIIAMSAALGIDVIAEGVENQAQQHLLAEKGCRYYQGYLFGKPSKIDEFNQSLQAIL
- a CDS encoding histidine phosphatase family protein — translated: MKRWLVVFFCLFVIWLKPALAEDEFKDVVKASPQLIDALRQGGFVIYMRHGKTDTKQPDQVPIDLNDCATQRPLSAEGLVELEMIARHFKQLNLPYQAVLTSPLCRAKQTAEIVFNPPLTIDMNLQYTAALTTQQKQPIIQRTLELLSEPVVGNTNRVLVAHGPNLVEVMQYFPPEGSLVFFRPLASEGFEYLATLSPNDWPVVIKQLGY